GATGAGGTAAACTTTACTATAGGCTCCGAAAATAACGAAAATAGATTAAGGAGTTGCACTATGGCGCAAGTTAGTTATACTGTGAACGATAATGAAGGTGATGTTGTAGTAATTGGACCTCGGAGATTGAAATATATGAATATATCAACTGTACTCCATGCCGTATCAAAAAATCTTGATACGATAATTAATGAACAAATAACGAATTAGAGGGGGGGAAAGATGAATCCAACAGGTGAAAACAACCAAGAAAATGAGAACACGTCGGAATCCAATGAAAAGGAAAAAGTAATAATCCATGAAAATCCGGGAGAGAATGTCGCTATGACATCAGAACCTGAACTTAAGGAAAAACCCGAAGAAGTTAACAAAATAATTGAGGAAATGCCCGAGCTGACAAAAGAGAAAGAAGTTGAAGAAAAAAACAAAGTAATAGAGGAACAAAAAGATAAATATTTACGGCTACTCGCAGAATTTGATAATTTCAAAAAAAGAAAAGAAGAAGAAAAAATAAATCTACTTAAATCAGCGAATGAAAAGCTACTCAAGGAATTCCTTACAGTGCTTGATAGTTTTGATCAAGCTTTTTTGAATATCGATGAAAAGACAAAAAATGAAAGCGTTACAAAAGGACTTGAATTAATCCACAAACAAGTGGAAAATTTCATCACCAAACACCATATTGAGCCAATAGAAGCGGTAGGAACAAAGTTTGATCCGCACGTTCATAATGCAGTAATGGAAGAAGACTCAGATAAGTATGAGCCGGGAGTTGTCACTAAAGAATTGCAAAAAGGATATTTGTTTCACGGTAAAGTATTAAGGCCTACCATGGCTATAGTTTCCAAAGAAAAATAAAATAAGGGGGTTACAATAATGGGAAAAGTAATAGGTATAGATTTAGGAACAACAAATTCGTGCGTAGCTGTTATGGAGGGTGGCGAAGCAACTGTCATCACTAATGCAGAAGGAGGAAGAACGACACCTTCAATTGTTGCCTTTACCAAAACAGGAGAAAGGTTAGTTGGACAAGTTGCTAAAAGACAGGCAGTTACCAACCCCCACAATACGATATTTTCTATTAAGCGTTTTATGGGGCGTAAAGAAAACGAAGTAAGAGAAGAAGAGAAAATTGTCCCGTACAAAATTGTTAATGGCAAGAATGGAGACGCAGTTGTCGATATTCAGGGAAAACATTATGCTCCTCCTGAAATATCAGCAATGATCCTCCAGAAAATGAAATCAGACGCTGAAGCCTACTTAGGAGAAAAAGTAACCCAGGCAGTTATCACTGTCCCGGCATATTTCAATGACAGCCAACGACAAGCAACCAAAGATGCCGGAAGGATAGCAGGACTCGAAGTTCTAAGAATTATTAACGAACCGACAGCGGCCGCATTAGCATATGGAATAGACAAAAAGAAAAAGGAAGAAAAAATTGCTGTCTATGACTTCGGCGGCGGTACCTTTGACATCTCTATCCTAGAATTGGGAGAAGGTGTATTCGAAGTTCTTTCAACCAATGGCGATACCCACCTGGGCGGAGATAACATTGATTCTAAAATTATTGAGTGGCTAGTTACTGAGTTTAAAAAAGAGCAGGGAATCGACCTCTCAAAGGACACAATGGCACTCCAACGATTAAAAGAAGCTTCCGAAAAAGCAAAAATCGAACTTTCTTCAACACAGCAGACAGAAATCAACTTACCGTTCATTACAGCAGACAGCAGCGGACCGAAACATCTTAATTATAATCTCACGAGAGCTAAGTTTAATCAGATGATCGAAGATTTCGTAAGACGCTCGATCGAGCCCTGCAAAATCGCAATTAAGGATGCCGGACTATCAGTGAATGAAATCGATGAAGTAATTCTCGTGGGAGGCACAACAAGAATTCCTTATATCCAGGAAAAAGTGAAAGAAGTGTTTGGCAAAGAACCAAACAAAAGCGTTAACCCAGATGAAGTTGTTGCCTTAGGAGCCGCAATTCAAGCCGGAGTTCTTGCCGGAGATGTAAAAGATGTCGTACTTCTTGACGTCACACCGCTTTCACTAGGAATAGAGACTCTTGGCGGTGTTTTTACAAAACTGCTCGAGAAAAACACGACGATACCAACAAAGAAAAGCCAGGTATTCTCGACTGCGGCAGACGGACAGACTTCAGTCGATATTCACGTTCTTCAAGGTGAAAGAGCCATGGCTGGTGACAATAGAACGCTTGGAAGATTCCAGTTGACTTCCATCCCGCCAGCACCAAGAGGAATTCCGCAGATAGAGGTTACTTTCGATATCGACGCAAACGGGATTGTTCACGTTTCTGCAAAAGATAAGGGAACAGGAAAAGAACAGAAAATAACCATAACTGCATCTTCAGGATTAAATGACACTGAAATAGAAAAGATGAGGCAAGATGCCGAATCACATGAAGATGAAGACAAGAAAAGAAAAGAACTGATTGAGGCACGTAATGAAGCCGATTCACTCATATACTCTGCTGAAAAAACAATAAAAGACCTCGGAGACAAAGTTGATACAGCGACAAAAGATTCTATCAACGGTGATATTAGTGAACTTAGAAAAGCTATGGATTCCGATGATAAAGACAAAATTAAAGCTGGAATAGAAAAACTGCAGCAAGAGATATATAACGTCTCGTCAAAAATGTATGAACAACAAGGGCAAGAAGGCCCGCAACAAGGCACTGGAGAAGAAACAGAACAGCAACAGAAAGCAGATGACGATAATGTTGTCGACGCAGAAGTCGTCGATGATGATAAAAAATAAACTCTAAATTTGATAGCAAGCGGTTGCCAGTCTGATATACACCACTGGCACCCGTTATTTATCAGAAAAGAATGAGGTAATAATGGCAAAGACTGATTATTACGAAGTACTGGGTATCCCAAAAGATGCATCAGAAAGTGATATAAAAAAAGCTTACCGGAAATTAGCCCGGCAATTCCATCCTGATGTCAATAAAAGCCCAGATTCCAGCCACAAATTCAAAGAAATCAATGAGGCCTACGAAACACTAGCTGACCCGAAAAAAAGATCTCAATATGACCAATACGGTCACGTTGACGAGTCGGCGGGACAAGGGTTCGGGGGCGGTTATGGTGGGTTCGAAGGATTTGGCGGATTCGAAGATATTTTTGAGTCATTTTTTGGAGGTACTTCTGCTAGAAGAACAAGGAGAGAGACCGGACCTCGCAGAGGCGATGATCTTCGTTACGACTTATCAATAACACTCGAAGAGGCAGCAACAGGAATCGAAAGAGAAATCGACATCTTCAATTATCAAACCTGCGCAACCTGCGCCGGATCAGGTGCTCGTCCGGGAACGAAACAAGCTACCTGCCCTACCTGCGGCGGCTCAGGCGAAGTTCAGCAAGTACAAAGAACTATTCTCGGAAGTTTTACGCAGGTAACAACCTGCCCGAACTGCGGTGGAAAGGGGAAAGTAATTTCCAATCCCTGCGCTACATGTGGAGGTTCTGGGCGCGAAAAGAAAAAACAGACAGTTAAGGTCAGGATCCCAGCGGGAGTCGATACAGGAGCAAAATTGCGGGTAAGCGGAGCCGGAAATACCGGTGCAAACGGAGGACCTCCGGGAGACCTGTATATTTTTATCTCGGTGAAAACTCATCCGGTATTTGCCCGTGAGGGTGATGATATCAGTACTTCAGTAAAAATCTCCTTTGCACAAGCTGCGTTAGGCGATGAAATTGAAGTCCCAACTTTAAGTGGTCCGGTTGGACTTAAAGTCCCGCCTGGAACCCAATCCCACACTACATTCAGGATAAAAGGAAAAGGCATCCCCCATTTACATGCCCGAGGCATCGGGGATGAACATGTGCTCGTTAAAATTGTTACACCAACATACCTTAATCAAGAAGAAAGTGATATCATGGAATATTTTGCCCATTTGCAAGGGGTTAACTTAAAAAAACAAAAGAACACCAAATTATTTGAAAAAATCAAAAAAGCGTTAAAAGACCAATTTGGGGTTGCAATATTTTAATTGCTGCTTATGTTACCGGAAGATGGGACACCCTGGCTCTTTAGAGGAATACTTGAATTCTTATTTGTCGTCAAATAAGAGGTAATAAATATTTCAGAATAAAACTTTTGGCTATCTTTCCTGGTAATTGTTATGCTATCAATCGTGCTTGATAGAAGAAAAGACTGCAAGTTACTATAAAAGTTCATTAGCCCGCTCAGCGTTCCTTCGCATGAAACAAAGAGATCTTTTGTTACATATTTTTTTTGTACAATTTCTTTTCCGGGACGTATATTATTTATTTTAATATTATCCAGCGATTTCGTTGTGAGATTACTCAAGACAATAGGGAAATCATTTTTGTTCAGTAACAACGCTCGTTCACTTGAGAGGACTGACTTTAACTCCTGCTCGGAATGTTTGAGGTTCTGGTCTAAGAACCTATACGATTTAATATTCATTTCCTGTTCGAATTGCGTTTTTTTTAACTCATTTAATTTGCCAATACTACCATAGAAAACTATATTTCGCAGGGTATAGAATACTATAATGCCTATAATTATTACAAAAAATACTTTTTGCCATAAAGGTGCATCACTAAGATCTTTTAACACATTGCTTTCTATGTTCATATATAAAGCCTCAACCAATCCTACATAACTTTTATTAATAGCTCGAACTCAAATAAACTGTCTTTCTGAGTTATATATACAATATCCGCACTCCGTACCGAGGGATTCTTTTGAATGTCTTTTATAAATTGAGCAAAATTATTTCCATCTTTCGACTCACCGATAATATGAGTTTCTTTCTTATCCTTATTAAATTCGATGCGCACGAAAGTAATTCGATTATTTCCTTGATATTCTACTAAATAGTTAGCAAACTCACTAAACACATTTTTTTTGTGCAAAAACAGAAACATCTTTGCCTCGTCACGAATCTCATTAATTGTATTCGTGTTATTAATAGCTTCATCAGCTTTTTTACTCAATAAAGCTAATTGTTGTTGATTCTTCTGAACCATATTATTCATTCTATGAATATTAGCCTGCAAGAATGCATAATACCCACCGACCATAACAGCAAAAACCACAGGGCCAAAAAGCAGCGATTTTTTAAGATTAAAACGATTGACATAGCTTGAAAGGGGTCGGGAAAAAACAACGAACCGCACTAAGTATCGATACAGCACAACCAAAAATCGGGTATTATTATTTTTGCTGAGTATTTTGTAATATGATTTTGAAGGAGAGCTCGGTTTTCTTTCATAATTTTCAGCCTCCTCTTTTAATAAATTAATAAGGTTTTTATCTGATAATAACTTGTTAAAACCTAAAACATTTACTGCCTGCAAATAGCTATGCGTTGTATCGATAGCTTCTGCTATTGAGTCATTAATGCCTGTAGCGATAATTTTATCTCTGTCACAAGGAAACAAATCCGTAGCAATCCCTATTTTATGCTCAAAATATTTATCAATATTATTAAGGAAAGCATTTCCTCCAAACAAATAGATCTTTTCAATACTGTTCCCCTGCTCGTTATTAATGTAATATCCCAATGTCCGCTTAATATCAGTGATAAGCGTATCTAAAACGTGCTCAACAACTTCCACCGGATCTTTTTTGCCAAGCTTATAGGAATAATTCCCGCTTAAAGCATTGAAATTAATTTCGTTTTTTAGTTTTCTGGCTTCAGTTAATTGTACCTGATAATAATCCTGGATTTCTTTTATGAGTAAATCGCTGCCGATAGCTATTGAACGGGAAAAAGAAACCTCCCCGTTACGAATAAAAATAAGGTCACTTTTTGAGGCGCCAAAATCGATACACAAGATACTTTTGTCTGATACATCATTGATTTGATTATAGAGAGCCGCAACACA
The sequence above is drawn from the Candidatus Margulisiibacteriota bacterium genome and encodes:
- a CDS encoding nucleotide exchange factor GrpE, producing the protein MNPTGENNQENENTSESNEKEKVIIHENPGENVAMTSEPELKEKPEEVNKIIEEMPELTKEKEVEEKNKVIEEQKDKYLRLLAEFDNFKKRKEEEKINLLKSANEKLLKEFLTVLDSFDQAFLNIDEKTKNESVTKGLELIHKQVENFITKHHIEPIEAVGTKFDPHVHNAVMEEDSDKYEPGVVTKELQKGYLFHGKVLRPTMAIVSKEK
- a CDS encoding molecular chaperone DnaK; the encoded protein is MGKVIGIDLGTTNSCVAVMEGGEATVITNAEGGRTTPSIVAFTKTGERLVGQVAKRQAVTNPHNTIFSIKRFMGRKENEVREEEKIVPYKIVNGKNGDAVVDIQGKHYAPPEISAMILQKMKSDAEAYLGEKVTQAVITVPAYFNDSQRQATKDAGRIAGLEVLRIINEPTAAALAYGIDKKKKEEKIAVYDFGGGTFDISILELGEGVFEVLSTNGDTHLGGDNIDSKIIEWLVTEFKKEQGIDLSKDTMALQRLKEASEKAKIELSSTQQTEINLPFITADSSGPKHLNYNLTRAKFNQMIEDFVRRSIEPCKIAIKDAGLSVNEIDEVILVGGTTRIPYIQEKVKEVFGKEPNKSVNPDEVVALGAAIQAGVLAGDVKDVVLLDVTPLSLGIETLGGVFTKLLEKNTTIPTKKSQVFSTAADGQTSVDIHVLQGERAMAGDNRTLGRFQLTSIPPAPRGIPQIEVTFDIDANGIVHVSAKDKGTGKEQKITITASSGLNDTEIEKMRQDAESHEDEDKKRKELIEARNEADSLIYSAEKTIKDLGDKVDTATKDSINGDISELRKAMDSDDKDKIKAGIEKLQQEIYNVSSKMYEQQGQEGPQQGTGEETEQQQKADDDNVVDAEVVDDDKK
- the dnaJ gene encoding molecular chaperone DnaJ, giving the protein MAKTDYYEVLGIPKDASESDIKKAYRKLARQFHPDVNKSPDSSHKFKEINEAYETLADPKKRSQYDQYGHVDESAGQGFGGGYGGFEGFGGFEDIFESFFGGTSARRTRRETGPRRGDDLRYDLSITLEEAATGIEREIDIFNYQTCATCAGSGARPGTKQATCPTCGGSGEVQQVQRTILGSFTQVTTCPNCGGKGKVISNPCATCGGSGREKKKQTVKVRIPAGVDTGAKLRVSGAGNTGANGGPPGDLYIFISVKTHPVFAREGDDISTSVKISFAQAALGDEIEVPTLSGPVGLKVPPGTQSHTTFRIKGKGIPHLHARGIGDEHVLVKIVTPTYLNQEESDIMEYFAHLQGVNLKKQKNTKLFEKIKKALKDQFGVAIF